The Streptomyces sp. 11x1 genomic sequence AGGTGAGCGCCACCCGGTCGTACGCCGGGCGCGGCTCCTCGCAGAGCACGACCACGCGGTGCGTGGCGGTCAGGCCGCGCTCGGCGAGCGCTTCGAGGAAGCGCTGGCCGACCATGCCGTGGCCGACGAGCACGATCGTGGGGGTGGCCCCCAGGGTGGCGGACATTCAGGAGCCTCCATCGTTGGTGAGCAGGTGGAGCAGGGGAGCGCCGTCTCCGGGGAGCGGCTCCGCTCCCTCCCAGGCGCGGGCGAGCGCGCCCACGGTGCCGAGTTCGCCGACGAGCACTCCACCGACCAGGCGGTCGTCGCGGACGACGACCTTGCGGTACGTGCCGCGTGTGGCGTCGGCCAGCTGGATCACGTCGTCACCGGGCAGGGGCTCGGGCTCGCCGAACGCGGCGAGGTCGAGGAAGTCCGCTCCGGCGAGCGTCAGCCGGGTCAGGGCGCGGGTGCCGGTGTACCGGGCGGCCGGGGAACCGGCGTTCCCCGCGAGCAACTCGGCCAGGACATCGGCCTGTTCGAGCGCCGGGGTGGCGAGCCCGTACACCGTGCCCTCGAACTGGGCGCAGTCGCCGATGGCATGGATGCGAGGGTCGGAGCTGCGCAGCTCCTCGTCGACGATGACGCCCTTGTGCACCGCGAGCCCCGCCTCCTGGGCGAGTCCCACTCGGGGGTGGACCCCGCAGGCGATGACCACGAGGTCCGCGTCGAGGGCGTATCCGTCGGCCATCGAGACCGACCGTACGGTCCCGCCGACGCTGCGCACGGCGCGTACGCGCGTCTCGGTGTGCACCTCGACACCGAGGTCGGTGAGGTGTCGGCGGACCAACTTCGATGCGGACGGGTCGAGCTGACGCTCCATCAGGCGCTCGCCCTGCTGGGCGAGAACCACCTGCGCGCCGCGCAGGGCGAGCGCGCGGGAGGCGGAGACCCCGAGGAGCCCGCCTCCGATGACGACGGCGCGCACACCCGGCCGGACCGCCTTCGAAAGCCCCAGACAGTCGTCCATGGTCCGGAAGGCGTGCACCCCGTCGGGGAACTCGTGGCGCTCCGGGTCCCAGAGGCCGCGCAGCGGCGGCAGCACCGGGTTGGAACCGGTCGCGAGGACCAGCCTGTCGTACGCGATCTCCGCACCGTCCGCGAGATGTACGGCTCGCATCTCGCGGTCGATACGGACCACCCGGCCGCGCGTCAGCTCGGCGGGGGCGGGCAACGCGATGACCTCGGGCGCGTACCGTCCGGCCAGCACCTCGGCGAGCAGCACCCGGTTGTAGGGTGTGTGCTCCTCCTCGCCCACCAGCGTGGCGGGCATGCCGAGCTCTCCCAGCCGCCGGGCGAGACGTACACCCGCGAGGCCGGAGCCGATCACCACCACACGCTCGTTCGAGGTCATGTCCT encodes the following:
- a CDS encoding FAD-dependent oxidoreductase, whose product is MTSNERVVVIGSGLAGVRLARRLGELGMPATLVGEEEHTPYNRVLLAEVLAGRYAPEVIALPAPAELTRGRVVRIDREMRAVHLADGAEIAYDRLVLATGSNPVLPPLRGLWDPERHEFPDGVHAFRTMDDCLGLSKAVRPGVRAVVIGGGLLGVSASRALALRGAQVVLAQQGERLMERQLDPSASKLVRRHLTDLGVEVHTETRVRAVRSVGGTVRSVSMADGYALDADLVVIACGVHPRVGLAQEAGLAVHKGVIVDEELRSSDPRIHAIGDCAQFEGTVYGLATPALEQADVLAELLAGNAGSPAARYTGTRALTRLTLAGADFLDLAAFGEPEPLPGDDVIQLADATRGTYRKVVVRDDRLVGGVLVGELGTVGALARAWEGAEPLPGDGAPLLHLLTNDGGS